In a genomic window of Schistocerca gregaria isolate iqSchGreg1 chromosome 5, iqSchGreg1.2, whole genome shotgun sequence:
- the LOC126273126 gene encoding ejaculatory bulb-specific protein 3-like, which translates to MRAAAASQHSQWTPAAAMKATLLLVSALAVIALAAAEEKYTTKYDNVNLDEILANDRLLNNYVKCLLEDGDASCTADGKELKKVLPDALKNECSKCSDSQKEGSRKVLKHLINHKQETWQKLKAKYDPDGKFSKKYEDKEKELHA; encoded by the exons ATGCGTGCCGCAGCCGCGTCGCAGCATTCGCAGTGGACGCCCGCCGCAGCCATGAAGGCCACCCTGCTGCTTGTTTCGGCGCTCGCCGTCATCGCATTGGCTGCCGCGGAAGAGAAGTACACCACGAAGTACGACAACGTCAACCTGGACGAGATCCTCGCCAACGACCGCCTGCTCAACAACTACGTCAAGTGTCTGCTCGAGGATGGAGACGCCAGCTGCACCGCTGACGGCAAGGAGCTGAAGA AAGTCCTTCCTGATGCTTTGAAGAACGAATGTTCCAAATGCAGCGACAGTCAGAAGGAGGGCTCGAGAAAAGTTCTGAAACATCTCATCAACCACAAGCAAGAGACGTGGCAAAAGCTGAAGGCCAAGTATGACCCCGACGGGAAGTTCTCCAAAAAATACGAGGATAAGGAGAAGGAACTTCATGCTTAA